In one window of Candidatus Zixiibacteriota bacterium DNA:
- a CDS encoding SAM-dependent methyltransferase has product MGKRQEANDVVQFLLPELEKAGIARANMKVDVTTQRSGLKRGDVWVSRFPQSDKRFEKGIIALIEAKHRNASVGDIDWRDAMRQGKEKAPRQGLSYYIVTNCITDYRYYNCHNDEEVLLDGSILIRPVPANILNKIQSQVSADNSYVVHKASLDTRPISESRFRATLKNLADIYRSAGLRKGDERIDPTISFVVLKYIDEKEAEDRTLPPEIKLWTAHKAIASGQEAGDLKAEFNSMRSHLWDPESDYKSNHYRDFADLCDFPGKLKSDHFKRIYAELDPYHFHGARFDLFGAIYEEFASQDKKKEFGEFYTRRHITGMVARILLRNERVPRKMRVCDPACGAGGFLTEAYKALHINYSTNGRLNRHVLDDLKERTFWGYDNVDKSVARTKLNMFLVGDGHIHIHENDSLISWNDEYGWTENTFDYVLTNPPMGKYEGEANISDFAFTNERRMEMLFVERVIESTKYGGEIAIVLNDGALEAPTRERFRIKLLEATDVIATVSLTKFAFAPYTKEKTYVLFLRKKQADDVGKKQDFPIWHFILDYDGYANSDKRFKTKYHDDLPVLEDKFSPAVETANLYLTNKEEFQARRHMFERSANTREKDEGILGLKCGFVLPEQVNPENFHNLLSEFHLRPIVMDSRDIFKSCG; this is encoded by the coding sequence ATGGGCAAACGACAAGAGGCCAATGATGTTGTGCAGTTTCTGCTCCCAGAATTGGAAAAAGCAGGAATAGCAAGAGCCAACATGAAGGTGGACGTCACAACGCAGCGAAGTGGTTTGAAAAGGGGCGATGTGTGGGTCTCGCGATTTCCGCAGAGTGACAAGAGATTCGAAAAGGGGATAATAGCTCTCATCGAAGCAAAACATCGCAATGCAAGCGTTGGCGACATCGACTGGCGCGACGCGATGCGCCAAGGCAAAGAGAAGGCACCCCGCCAAGGACTAAGTTACTATATCGTCACAAATTGCATAACGGACTATCGGTACTATAATTGTCACAACGATGAAGAAGTGCTTCTCGATGGCAGTATTCTGATTCGGCCCGTGCCCGCAAATATTCTAAACAAAATCCAGAGTCAGGTAAGTGCTGATAATTCGTACGTCGTGCATAAGGCAAGTCTGGATACGAGACCCATTTCAGAATCGCGCTTCAGAGCAACACTAAAGAACTTAGCGGACATATACCGATCAGCCGGGTTGCGGAAAGGCGACGAGCGAATTGATCCGACCATCAGCTTTGTCGTGTTGAAGTACATTGATGAAAAAGAAGCCGAGGACAGAACATTGCCGCCGGAGATCAAGCTGTGGACCGCCCACAAAGCGATCGCCTCCGGTCAGGAAGCAGGTGATCTGAAGGCCGAGTTCAACAGCATGCGCTCTCATCTCTGGGACCCGGAGAGTGACTACAAGAGTAACCACTACAGGGATTTTGCTGATCTGTGTGATTTCCCCGGGAAGCTCAAGAGTGATCACTTCAAACGGATTTATGCTGAGCTCGATCCGTATCACTTCCACGGTGCGAGATTTGATCTTTTTGGAGCAATCTATGAAGAATTCGCTTCCCAAGACAAGAAGAAGGAGTTCGGAGAATTCTACACTCGAAGACATATCACTGGCATGGTAGCAAGAATCCTTCTGAGGAATGAGCGTGTGCCACGGAAAATGCGAGTCTGCGATCCGGCGTGCGGTGCTGGCGGTTTTCTGACGGAGGCCTATAAAGCTCTTCATATCAACTATTCAACAAACGGTCGGCTCAACAGACATGTACTTGATGATCTCAAAGAGAGGACTTTCTGGGGATATGATAATGTCGATAAGTCCGTCGCGCGAACCAAATTAAACATGTTCTTGGTTGGCGATGGACACATTCACATTCACGAGAACGATTCTCTGATCTCATGGAACGACGAATATGGCTGGACCGAGAATACATTTGATTATGTACTGACGAACCCCCCCATGGGGAAGTACGAGGGCGAGGCAAACATCAGTGACTTTGCTTTCACCAACGAGCGCAGAATGGAAATGCTCTTTGTCGAACGAGTAATAGAGTCCACGAAGTACGGGGGTGAGATCGCGATTGTGCTGAATGATGGTGCACTTGAAGCGCCAACAAGGGAGCGGTTCAGAATAAAGCTGCTCGAAGCAACAGACGTGATAGCGACCGTTTCTCTGACCAAATTCGCCTTTGCGCCTTACACAAAAGAGAAGACGTATGTTCTGTTTCTTCGCAAGAAGCAGGCCGATGATGTGGGAAAGAAACAGGACTTTCCGATCTGGCATTTCATCCTTGACTATGACGGATATGCCAATAGCGACAAGCGTTTCAAGACCAAGTACCATGACGATTTGCCCGTGTTGGAGGATAAGTTTAGCCCCGCCGTAGAAACAGCAAATCTCTACCTGACAAACAAGGAGGAATTCCAGGCCCGACGCCATATGTTCGAGCGATCCGCAAATACTAGAGAGAAGGACGAAGGAATTTTGGGCTTGAAGTGCGGGTTTGTGCTGCCGGAGCAAGTAAATCCTGAGAACTTCCATAACCTACTAAGTGAGTTTCATCTGAGACCTATCGTCATGGATTCGAGAGATATATTCAAAAGTTGTGGATAG